AAAATTGTAGTAGTGTCttcattattttatttagaaaaaaaaaatattgatgtgGTAAATGATTTAATATTTCAATTACATATTATAATTTCTTTATAtatagttatttaaatttttatataatatttacaTTATGCacttttgttgattttttttaatatagacGATTCTAAATGGCAACCCATCATTCGGATGGTAGTCGTAAATGAAAACGGCCCTACCCTTCTGTAAAAAGACATCTTTTGAGTAAGCAAATCTTAGTACTTTTTCAATATTCACCCAAACAATCCCAAAATTGACTTTTGTTCGCTAAAATAACTTTCAAAACCATGTCCAACAATTTTAAAACAAACTCTAGCAAACCAACATTGGAAAAATCACCATTTGACTCTGTAGGGCATCCTGGCATTACAgtcgaaaaaaaaaaacattcccAAATAACATGAAATTGTGCTATTTTAGTACAGCCCCACTAAACAGCCAAAACAGATATGGATTCATACAATGAATTTACCAGCAGACTTATCATACTGATATTTATACATTACTTTTACCCTCATACTAGAAAGAAATAGAAAGAAAGCTAATCAGTTCTTGGCCTTAATAGAGTTGTTTTCCTTGATCCTTGCTCGGTTGTCCAGCTTAACAAAGCGTTTGAGATCTTCATAAGGGAGAGTCTCAACATTCCTCCTGCGCAATTCACTCAAAGCAGGGCGCTTATCAATCAGATGGAAGAGCCAATCTGGGTAGTCAGAATCTGCCAAGACCTTTGGATCTGCCCCTTCTTTGAGAATATTTGCCCCAACCACAGTTGTAGATTTCACTTCTTTGCTAAGAAGTGATGCTTTCGGTGCATCACCGGCCGCACCACCTTTAGATCCCTTCTTTTTAGCTCCTGCTGCAAATGTTCGCCGGAAAACTGAACTCACTTCGTCATTACCAATTATTCGACTCCTAAACAACCTAGCATGGTTCATTGCCATAACTCTATTCCTGCAACATTGGAAAACTGATCTCAAAGGGTCTAGATAGGAAAAAAGCACTCATGGGCAACCTAGATTTTGGGAAAAAACAAAGTTTGTTTTAGTAATTTGGGTTTACAGCCCCAAAACAATTCTCAACCTAAGATAATAAAGAAAAGACATGAAACGTTTTACTTGAAGAAAATTTCTACATGG
The Humulus lupulus chromosome 6, drHumLupu1.1, whole genome shotgun sequence DNA segment above includes these coding regions:
- the LOC133782721 gene encoding uncharacterized protein LOC133782721 gives rise to the protein MAMNHARLFRSRIIGNDEVSSVFRRTFAAGAKKKGSKGGAAGDAPKASLLSKEVKSTTVVGANILKEGADPKVLADSDYPDWLFHLIDKRPALSELRRRNVETLPYEDLKRFVKLDNRARIKENNSIKAKN